A stretch of DNA from Oceanispirochaeta sp.:
ATCTTTCAGGACATCAGGATGAGATAAGGGCGTATATTAAGAAACACTTTTCTACCTTAAAAGAGAAACAGATCAAGGACTTATTGAAACAGGATACCTGGACTTCTCAGAAAGAGATCCTTCTGAAGGCCCGGCAGCTGCAAGAGGTTCTCGGCACAGATCAGTATGATGATATGAATGACTATGAGGCTGTTTTAAAGAAAACCGGCATAAAACTGGATGGCATAGAGAAAAAGCAGATAACTGCGGCTGTTTCATGGAAGAATCCTGAGGCTCAGAAGGTCATTAAGAAAATACATAAGACCAAAGCCAATCCCCTTTACGGTCTTTTTGAAGTGGATGGCCGGACTGTTGAATATAAAAGTGATGGAGACCTTCGGGACAATGAGAATGTTTCACTTGATCCAACCAGGTCTGTGAATGAAGTCAATGAGGCCTATTTCAAGAAAGAGGTTCTCCCTCATGTTCCCGAGGCCTGGATAGACGGGAGTAAAAAAGATGATAAGGATGGGGAGATCGGTATTGTTGGATATGAGATCCCATTCAACCGTCATTTCTACGTATATACCCCTCCCCGAGATCTGGCAGAGATCGATGCGGAACTGGATCAGGTGAGTGCTGAGATCATGGAGCTTCTGAGAGAGGTGCACTCATGAGTGGATCTCTTGCAAAAGACTTGTTCATGACATATTCTAATAGTAACAGTACCCTTCACGCCACTCAACGATGCGGACCAGGAAGGGTCTTCTTTTTTATAAGCCCAGGCTCTCAAAGAGAGTCTACCTTATGAATTATGATTCTCCCCCCACCACTACAGAAGAGCAGCTTGAGCTTTTAAGCCTAAGAGGGATGGTCCTCCCTGATCGAGATAGGGCCGCTGCTTTTTTAAACCAGGTCAGTTACTACCGTTTCAGCGGATATGCTCTGCATTATGAAATATTTGAAAATCGGAAAAGAACCCATAAATTCAAGGAGGGGACAAGCTTTGATGATGTGGTTCAGCTCTATGACTTCGATTCCAAGTTAAGATCTCTCCTCTTTGATTCCATACAGGATATTGAGGTTGCCTTCAGGACACAGCTCTGTCTAAAAGTCTCTTTAAAAACAGCAGATTCTCACTGGCCTCTGAATCCTGGGAATTTTTCAGACAGATTTGATCATGGGAAGTTTGTTCAGGAGTGTGAAAAGGAGACTCAAAGGAGCCGGGAAATCTTTATTGAGAGTTACAAAAAAAAATACACTCAACCAGAGGCTCCCGCAGCCTGGATGTTGATAGAGATTGTTTCCTTTGGCTCCTGGTCCAGGGTTTATTCCTCTCTCTCTGATGAAGAGGTGAAAAAGGATATTGCCCGATATTTCCAGGTAAAACCCTACATCTTAAAATCCTGGGTTCACTCTCTGACTGTTCTACGGAACCAATGTGCCCATCATGCCCGGATATGGAATGCTTCTCTCAGTATCAGTCCTGCTCTCACAAATAAGATGGAAAAGGCCTACCCAATTACAACCAATAAGAGAAAAAGGATCGTTCTGATGCTCGATATCATATCTGAACTTCTAAAACCCCTGGATAAATACGAGGGATTTATTAGCTCTCTCAATGAACTCCTTGATGAATACCCCACAGTCCCAGAACAAGCCATGGGGCTATCAGCAAGAGTTTTAGACCTGAATACAGGAGTCAGAAGATGAAGAGTGGACGATACAAGCCATATGAGCAGTATAAGGACTCTGGTATAGAGTGGTTAGGGGAGATTCCTGAGCATTGGGACAGTGCAAATATTTCTAAATTATTTAAAATAAATGCTGGGGGTGATCTTCAGGTTAATTATTTTTCAGAAATTAAAACTCAAAAACATTGCTTCCCAATTTACACGAACGCTAATGATAAAAACGCAATATATGGTTATAGTTGTAAGAATAATTATGAAGCAAATACGATAACAGTAAGTGGGCGCGGTGATATTGGTTTTGCAGTCTTTAGAGACCACCCATATGATGCAATTATTCGGTTATTGGTATTGTCACCAATAAAACAACAGCATTGTAAGTTTTTCTCTTACTATATCAATGATGTTATTGACTTTAGAGTTGAAAGTTCAGCCATAGGACAGTTATCTACTAATCAAATAGCACCTTATAAAGTAGTGTTCCCTCATTTTAGGGAACAAACTCAAATCGCC
This window harbors:
- a CDS encoding Abi family protein codes for the protein MNYDSPPTTTEEQLELLSLRGMVLPDRDRAAAFLNQVSYYRFSGYALHYEIFENRKRTHKFKEGTSFDDVVQLYDFDSKLRSLLFDSIQDIEVAFRTQLCLKVSLKTADSHWPLNPGNFSDRFDHGKFVQECEKETQRSREIFIESYKKKYTQPEAPAAWMLIEIVSFGSWSRVYSSLSDEEVKKDIARYFQVKPYILKSWVHSLTVLRNQCAHHARIWNASLSISPALTNKMEKAYPITTNKRKRIVLMLDIISELLKPLDKYEGFISSLNELLDEYPTVPEQAMGLSARVLDLNTGVRR